From the genome of Chelmon rostratus isolate fCheRos1 chromosome 1, fCheRos1.pri, whole genome shotgun sequence, one region includes:
- the acsf3 gene encoding malonate--CoA ligase ACSF3, mitochondrial isoform X1 → MLSGLVAAACHSLKWTLPLWKATLHRTDCLSKPRRWLPGAVAQRGAHRWVTAPSSRKNQTPVFARAPTFGDRLAIIDSSGSHSYKQLYGSSLGLAGRISTALNSNFGGLEGKRISFLCANDASYTVAQWAAWMSGGTAVPLYRKHPQSELEYIISDSQSSLLVAGHPYADTLEPLAQRLGVPCLTLPPTPDLVTLDGADSQEKETAISDWADRPAMIIYTSGTTGKPKGVLHTHSSIQAMIQCLVSEWAWSRDDIILHTLPLHHVHGIVNKLLCPLWVGATCVMLPDFQPQKVWEMLLSSKAPLVNVFMAVPTIYSKLIQYYDQHFTQPHVKDFVKAVCKERIRLMVSGSAALPLPTLQRWEEITGHTLLERYGMTEIGMALSNPLRGPRIPGAVGLPLPGVEVRIVVNNTTNITIVEGNHRETQVRQGLDGKEGELLVRGPSVFKEYWNKPQETRESFTDDGWFKTGDTAVYKDSVYWIMGRSSVDIIKSGGYKISALEVERHLLAHPDIIDVAVIGAPDATWGQKVTAVVQLKKGQSMSLPELKTWAREHMAPYSIPTGLVLVEEMPRNQMGKVNKKDLLQHFFL, encoded by the exons ATGCTGTCAGGACTAGTTGCTGCTGCCTGCCACTCTTTGAAGTGGACATTGCCTCTCTGGAAAGCCACTCTTCACAGAACTGATTGCCTGTCAAAGCCAAGGCGATGGCTACCAGGAGCTGTGGCTCAAAGAGGGGCTCATAGGTGGGTTACAGCACCATCATCAAGGAAAAACCAGACACCAGTGTTTGCCAGAGCTCCAACATTTGGAGATAGGCTTGCTATCATCGACAGCTCTGGCAGCCACAGCTACAAGCAGCTGTATGGCAGCAGCTTAGGTCTTGCAGGTAGAATTAGCACAGCTCTCAACTCTAACTTTGGGGGTCTGGAAGGCAAACGAATTTCCTTCCTGTGTGCTAATGATGCTTCTTACACAGTGGCACAGTGGGCGGCTTGGATGAGTGGTGGGACAGCAGTGCCACTCTACCGAAAACACCCTCAGTCTGAACTGGAGTACATCATCTCTGACTCCCAGAGTTCGCTGCTGGTGGCGGGACATCCCTATGCTGACACCCTCGAGCCTCTGGCACAGAGGCTGGGGGTGCCATGCCTGACGCTTCCCCCTACTCCTGACCTGGTCACTTTAGATGGGGCAGACTCCCAGGAGAAGGAGACAGCCATCTCAGACTGGGCTGATCGGCCAGCGATGATCATCTACACCAGTGGTACCACAGGAAAACCCAAGGGAGTTCTGCACACGCACAGCAGCATCCAAGCCATG ATCCAGTGTCTGGTTTCAGAGTGGGCGTGGTCCAGAGATGACATCATCCTCCACACCTTGCCGCTCCACCACGTGCATGGCATCGTTAACAAGCTGCTGTGCCCGCTCTGGGTGGGCGCCACCTGCGTCATGCTGCCTGATTTCCAGCCTCAGAAG gTGTGGGAGATGCTGTTGAGCTCCAAGGCTCCTCTGGTTAACGTGTTCATGGCCGTGCCAACTATCTACTCTAAGCTGATCCAGTACTACGATCAGCACTTCACACAGCCTCATGTCAAGGACTTTGTCAAAGCGGTCTGCAAAGAGAGGATCAG GCTAATGGTTTCGGGCTCAGCTGCTCTCCCCCTGCCCACTCTGCAGCGCTGGGAGGAGATTACAGGACACACACTGCTGGAACGCTACGGCATGACTGAGATCGGTATGGCACTTTCCAATCCTCTCAGGGGCCCACGCATCCCAG GGGCTGTGGGGTTGCCACTTCCAGGTGTTGAAGTTCGGATTGTCGTGAACAACACAACCAACATTACAATTGTGGAGGGCAATCACAGAGAGACTCAG GTGCGTCAAGGTCTGGATGGGAAAGAAGGAGAGCTCCTAGTTCGGGGTCCATCTGTCTTTAAGGAGTACTGGAACAAACCTCAAGAGACCAGAGAGTCTTTCACTGATGATGGCTGGTTCAAAACAG GAGACACGGCGGTCTATAAAGACAGTGTGTATTGGATCATGGGCCGCAGCAGCGTTGACATCATCAAGAGTGGCGGCTACAAGATCAGTGCCCTCGAGGTGGAGCGTCACCTACTGGCTCATCCAGACATCATAG ATGTGGCTGTGATTGGGGCCCCAGATGCCACTTGGGGTCAGAAAGTCACTGCAGTGGTGCAGCTGAAGAAGGGGCAGAGTATGAGTCTGCCAGAGTTGAAGACCTGGGCGAG GGAGCACATGGCACCCTACAGCATCCCTACTGGCCTGGTCCTGGTGGAGGAGATGCCAAGGAATCAGATGGGCAAGGTCAACAAGAAGGACCTCCTGCAACACTTCTTCCTATGA
- the acsf3 gene encoding malonate--CoA ligase ACSF3, mitochondrial isoform X2, whose amino-acid sequence MSGGTAVPLYRKHPQSELEYIISDSQSSLLVAGHPYADTLEPLAQRLGVPCLTLPPTPDLVTLDGADSQEKETAISDWADRPAMIIYTSGTTGKPKGVLHTHSSIQAMIQCLVSEWAWSRDDIILHTLPLHHVHGIVNKLLCPLWVGATCVMLPDFQPQKVWEMLLSSKAPLVNVFMAVPTIYSKLIQYYDQHFTQPHVKDFVKAVCKERIRLMVSGSAALPLPTLQRWEEITGHTLLERYGMTEIGMALSNPLRGPRIPGAVGLPLPGVEVRIVVNNTTNITIVEGNHRETQVRQGLDGKEGELLVRGPSVFKEYWNKPQETRESFTDDGWFKTGDTAVYKDSVYWIMGRSSVDIIKSGGYKISALEVERHLLAHPDIIDVAVIGAPDATWGQKVTAVVQLKKGQSMSLPELKTWAREHMAPYSIPTGLVLVEEMPRNQMGKVNKKDLLQHFFL is encoded by the exons ATGAGTGGTGGGACAGCAGTGCCACTCTACCGAAAACACCCTCAGTCTGAACTGGAGTACATCATCTCTGACTCCCAGAGTTCGCTGCTGGTGGCGGGACATCCCTATGCTGACACCCTCGAGCCTCTGGCACAGAGGCTGGGGGTGCCATGCCTGACGCTTCCCCCTACTCCTGACCTGGTCACTTTAGATGGGGCAGACTCCCAGGAGAAGGAGACAGCCATCTCAGACTGGGCTGATCGGCCAGCGATGATCATCTACACCAGTGGTACCACAGGAAAACCCAAGGGAGTTCTGCACACGCACAGCAGCATCCAAGCCATG ATCCAGTGTCTGGTTTCAGAGTGGGCGTGGTCCAGAGATGACATCATCCTCCACACCTTGCCGCTCCACCACGTGCATGGCATCGTTAACAAGCTGCTGTGCCCGCTCTGGGTGGGCGCCACCTGCGTCATGCTGCCTGATTTCCAGCCTCAGAAG gTGTGGGAGATGCTGTTGAGCTCCAAGGCTCCTCTGGTTAACGTGTTCATGGCCGTGCCAACTATCTACTCTAAGCTGATCCAGTACTACGATCAGCACTTCACACAGCCTCATGTCAAGGACTTTGTCAAAGCGGTCTGCAAAGAGAGGATCAG GCTAATGGTTTCGGGCTCAGCTGCTCTCCCCCTGCCCACTCTGCAGCGCTGGGAGGAGATTACAGGACACACACTGCTGGAACGCTACGGCATGACTGAGATCGGTATGGCACTTTCCAATCCTCTCAGGGGCCCACGCATCCCAG GGGCTGTGGGGTTGCCACTTCCAGGTGTTGAAGTTCGGATTGTCGTGAACAACACAACCAACATTACAATTGTGGAGGGCAATCACAGAGAGACTCAG GTGCGTCAAGGTCTGGATGGGAAAGAAGGAGAGCTCCTAGTTCGGGGTCCATCTGTCTTTAAGGAGTACTGGAACAAACCTCAAGAGACCAGAGAGTCTTTCACTGATGATGGCTGGTTCAAAACAG GAGACACGGCGGTCTATAAAGACAGTGTGTATTGGATCATGGGCCGCAGCAGCGTTGACATCATCAAGAGTGGCGGCTACAAGATCAGTGCCCTCGAGGTGGAGCGTCACCTACTGGCTCATCCAGACATCATAG ATGTGGCTGTGATTGGGGCCCCAGATGCCACTTGGGGTCAGAAAGTCACTGCAGTGGTGCAGCTGAAGAAGGGGCAGAGTATGAGTCTGCCAGAGTTGAAGACCTGGGCGAG GGAGCACATGGCACCCTACAGCATCCCTACTGGCCTGGTCCTGGTGGAGGAGATGCCAAGGAATCAGATGGGCAAGGTCAACAAGAAGGACCTCCTGCAACACTTCTTCCTATGA